In a single window of the Candidatus Eisenbacteria bacterium genome:
- a CDS encoding PEP/pyruvate-binding domain-containing protein — MATTQREIFGLDRAGLFQGFQDLMPYRVQDILLVSSLYDSFTLQEDGRLNELILGEFLELSLHHTPGLTHVSSGEEALARAEAERRFNLIITTIQLGDMDASQLAQEVRRRGLDASVVVLAYDNNERKDFVARRDVSNIERIFMWQGNARILVAIVKYLEDKRNVAHDTAMVGVPVLLLVEDNVRYYSSFLPTIYTELIHQSERLITEGINISHKLVRMRARPKILLSSTFEEAWELFTLYQEYILGLISDVEFPRGGQMTRGAGFELARMAREAVSDLPILLQSSRVEFAAEAREMGAAFLRKYSDTLLADLRRFMVEQFAFGDFVFRMPDGTEVGRAADLKSLETQLLDVPAESIGFHGERNHFSNWFTARTEFALARKLKPRKVSDFETLEDLRHDLIASIAEYRRDQSETLVADFDRHTFDAGAAFFARIGGGSLGGKARGLAFTRYLLGYHDAARRFAGVHIAVPPAIVLATDCFDRFLAENHLLDLALSSHDDDEIHRRFLAAPLPPDVMESLRLFLKAVRWPLAVRSSSLLEDSQYQPFTGVYETFMLGNDHPNLERRLEHLSAAIRGVYASTFSHRAKSYLRATPYRLEEEKMAVLVQQVVGERHGSRYYPDFSGVARSHNFYPTPPLTAEDGVAAVALGMGRTVVEGGKSLLFCPRDPRHLVHFSTVEDILAHSQREFWALELNAGSDATMRESSFELDAAEADGTLFAIGSTYSPDSHAIHDGLSRPGPRLVTFAPVLKHGVFPLADILSHLLDIGRRGMNRPAEIEFAVRLSRRRSDRHEFGFLQMRPLVFSTGFEDSDLESIDSERLLVRSPMVMGNGTLELRDVVAVDFDRYDRSSSRDVAQEIARYNAELMAEDRPYLLIGVGRWGSADPWLGIPVTWEQINGARVIVEAGFRDLRVTPSQGSHFFQNLSSFQVGYFTVNADTGEGFVRWDWLATQPVVSQRGGVRRLRFESSLAVQMDGRRGVGVIYLPGAAPEG, encoded by the coding sequence ATGGCCACCACTCAACGCGAGATCTTCGGCCTCGATCGCGCCGGACTATTCCAGGGCTTCCAGGACCTGATGCCCTACCGGGTCCAGGACATCCTTCTGGTCTCGAGCCTCTACGATTCATTCACGCTCCAGGAGGACGGCCGGCTCAACGAGCTGATCCTCGGCGAATTTCTCGAGCTGAGCCTTCATCACACCCCGGGCCTCACCCACGTCTCGAGCGGGGAAGAAGCGCTGGCCCGGGCCGAGGCGGAGCGCCGCTTCAACCTCATCATCACCACCATCCAGCTCGGGGACATGGACGCCTCGCAGCTCGCCCAGGAGGTCAGGCGCCGCGGCCTCGATGCTTCCGTGGTCGTGCTGGCCTACGACAACAACGAGCGCAAGGACTTCGTCGCGCGCCGGGACGTCTCGAACATCGAGCGCATCTTCATGTGGCAGGGCAACGCGCGAATCCTGGTGGCGATCGTCAAGTACCTCGAGGACAAACGGAACGTGGCGCACGACACCGCCATGGTGGGGGTGCCGGTGCTCCTGCTCGTCGAGGACAACGTCCGCTACTACTCCTCGTTCCTGCCCACGATCTACACCGAGCTGATCCACCAGTCGGAGCGGCTGATCACCGAAGGCATCAACATCTCCCACAAGCTGGTGCGCATGCGCGCGCGCCCCAAGATCCTCCTGAGCAGCACCTTCGAGGAAGCGTGGGAGCTCTTCACCCTCTACCAGGAATACATCCTCGGTCTGATCTCGGATGTCGAATTCCCACGCGGCGGCCAGATGACGCGCGGCGCGGGCTTCGAGCTGGCGCGCATGGCTCGGGAAGCGGTCTCCGATCTGCCGATCCTCCTGCAGTCATCACGCGTGGAGTTCGCCGCGGAAGCCCGGGAGATGGGTGCTGCGTTCCTGCGCAAGTACTCCGACACGCTGCTCGCGGACCTGCGGCGCTTCATGGTCGAGCAGTTCGCGTTCGGCGACTTCGTGTTCCGCATGCCCGACGGCACCGAGGTCGGGCGCGCCGCCGATCTCAAGAGCCTCGAGACGCAGCTCCTCGACGTGCCGGCCGAGAGCATCGGATTCCACGGCGAGCGCAACCATTTCTCCAATTGGTTCACGGCGCGCACGGAGTTCGCCCTGGCGCGAAAGCTCAAGCCGCGCAAGGTGTCGGACTTCGAGACGCTCGAGGACCTGCGACACGATCTGATCGCTTCGATTGCCGAGTACCGTCGCGATCAGAGCGAGACCTTGGTGGCCGACTTCGATCGACATACGTTCGACGCCGGGGCCGCCTTCTTCGCCCGCATCGGCGGCGGGTCGCTCGGCGGCAAGGCGCGGGGTCTGGCCTTCACCCGTTACCTGCTCGGGTATCACGACGCGGCGCGACGCTTCGCCGGCGTGCACATCGCCGTGCCGCCCGCGATCGTGCTGGCCACCGACTGCTTCGATCGCTTCCTTGCCGAGAACCATCTGCTCGACCTCGCGCTCTCGAGCCACGACGACGACGAGATCCATCGGCGTTTCCTCGCCGCCCCGCTTCCGCCGGACGTGATGGAGAGCCTGCGGCTGTTCCTCAAGGCGGTGCGCTGGCCGCTGGCGGTGCGCTCGTCGAGCCTGCTCGAAGACTCCCAGTACCAGCCGTTCACCGGCGTGTACGAGACCTTCATGCTGGGCAACGATCATCCGAATCTGGAGCGACGGCTCGAGCACCTGAGCGCAGCGATCCGGGGCGTGTACGCCTCGACCTTCAGCCATCGCGCAAAATCCTATTTGCGAGCCACGCCGTACCGGCTCGAGGAAGAGAAGATGGCGGTGCTGGTCCAGCAGGTGGTCGGCGAACGCCACGGCTCCCGCTACTACCCCGACTTCTCGGGCGTGGCCCGGTCGCACAACTTCTATCCGACGCCGCCGCTCACCGCGGAGGACGGGGTGGCCGCCGTCGCACTGGGGATGGGACGCACGGTGGTGGAAGGGGGGAAGAGCCTGCTCTTCTGCCCGCGCGATCCGCGCCACCTCGTCCACTTCTCGACCGTCGAGGACATTCTGGCCCACTCTCAGCGCGAGTTCTGGGCGCTGGAGCTGAACGCGGGGAGCGATGCGACGATGCGCGAGTCGTCCTTCGAGCTCGATGCTGCTGAAGCGGACGGCACCCTGTTCGCGATCGGCTCCACCTATTCGCCCGACTCCCACGCGATCCACGATGGCCTTTCGCGGCCGGGCCCGCGGCTCGTGACCTTCGCGCCGGTGCTCAAGCACGGCGTGTTCCCGCTCGCCGACATCCTCTCGCACCTGCTCGACATCGGGCGGCGCGGCATGAACCGCCCGGCCGAGATCGAGTTCGCGGTGCGGCTCAGCCGGCGCCGGTCCGATCGTCACGAGTTCGGATTCCTGCAGATGCGTCCGCTGGTGTTCAGCACGGGCTTCGAGGACTCCGATCTGGAATCGATCGATTCCGAGCGATTGCTGGTCCGGAGCCCGATGGTGATGGGCAACGGAACGCTCGAGCTTCGCGACGTGGTGGCGGTCGACTTCGACCGCTACGACCGCTCTTCGAGCCGCGACGTGGCGCAGGAGATCGCGCGCTACAACGCCGAGTTGATGGCCGAGGACCGCCCCTATCTCCTGATCGGTGTGGGGCGCTGGGGATCGGCGGATCCGTGGCTCGGGATTCCGGTGACCTGGGAACAGATCAACGGCGCGCGAGTGATCGTGGAGGCGGGCTTCCGCGACCTGCGCGTGACGCCGTCGCAGGGGAGTCACTTCTTCCAGAATCTCTCGTCGTTCCAGGTGGGCTACTTCACGGTCAACGCGGACACGGGAGAGGGGTTCGTCCGCTGGGACTGGCTGGCCACCCAGCCGGTGGTCAGCCAGCGCGGCGGCGTGCGCCGCCTGCGCTTCGAGTCATCGCTCGCGGTGCAGATGGATGGACGGCGGGGAGTTGGGGTGATCTACCTGCCGGGCGCCGCCCCGGAGGGGTAA
- a CDS encoding DUF2071 domain-containing protein, whose protein sequence is MANGKRAGRVVIIEAPESPRRVPIAGSHAPDLTRRIVQRNRPEGQPVLSQTWEDALFLHWQVPVEILRPRVPKPLWIDTYKGSAWVTITAIDVRDSQPRFSPPLPWIRDFHEVNVRTYVHYDGIPGVWFFSLDADSRLTVSGARTFFHLPYFPSQVVHEVEGRRVHFRSLRRTNEESASFTATWTARPEVQEASPGSLEFFWVERYSLYVADESELYRARIFHEPWPIREVQQANHDTTLLDVNGIPPHIGEREHVRAMVGGPVHAEIWPLEPLGDL, encoded by the coding sequence ATGGCGAACGGGAAACGAGCCGGCCGAGTCGTCATCATCGAGGCTCCGGAGAGCCCGCGTCGCGTGCCCATCGCCGGATCGCACGCTCCGGATCTGACCAGGCGCATCGTGCAGCGAAACCGGCCCGAGGGGCAGCCGGTCCTCAGTCAGACCTGGGAGGACGCTCTCTTCCTCCACTGGCAGGTTCCCGTCGAGATCCTGCGGCCGCGGGTCCCCAAGCCCCTCTGGATCGACACCTACAAGGGCAGCGCATGGGTGACGATCACGGCGATCGACGTGCGCGACTCCCAGCCGCGATTCTCTCCGCCTCTGCCCTGGATCAGGGACTTCCATGAAGTCAACGTCCGCACCTACGTCCACTACGACGGCATCCCCGGTGTCTGGTTCTTCTCGCTGGATGCCGACAGCCGACTCACGGTCAGCGGGGCGCGAACCTTCTTCCACCTTCCTTATTTCCCATCGCAGGTCGTCCACGAGGTCGAAGGCCGTCGCGTGCACTTCCGCTCGTTGCGCCGTACGAACGAGGAATCGGCGTCGTTCACCGCCACCTGGACGGCGAGACCCGAGGTGCAGGAAGCGTCGCCCGGCTCGCTGGAATTCTTCTGGGTGGAGCGTTACTCGCTGTATGTCGCCGACGAGAGTGAGCTCTATCGGGCGCGCATCTTCCACGAGCCGTGGCCGATCCGTGAAGTGCAGCAGGCGAACCACGACACCACCTTGCTCGACGTGAACGGCATCCCGCCGCACATCGGCGAAAGGGAGCACGTGCGCGCCATGGTGGGTGGCCCCGTTCATGCGGAGATCTGGCCGCTCGAGCCACTGGGCGACCTGTAG
- a CDS encoding DUF5666 domain-containing protein: protein MMVLALILIGTAGSALAAIPSTTDYRNATQPLITGRVLAVSEHDMVVSTEQGNEVPLTLDTRTMVPADLSTDMMVRVEFHFLDDGTRYAKRVIPIRSGQRVTRELAYSRERDDDEAEARYAAVYATAETRPVRAASATHLRVDRAHETIPNTHEYELATRPMVVGRVVTVTDHRIVIDTDQGQRVPLEMDSRTLIPSDLQSGIGVRVDYRAIDNGDRLATRVVPIRYDRDAGAYPQEVAYPEGSFDAEPGIDASTAEYQGEATDDDMYVAQVTDTETADVDDDGRTLPQTSSSEPLLVLLGLLALGTGAAVMLRRTSNVG, encoded by the coding sequence ATGATGGTCCTTGCCCTGATTCTGATCGGTACGGCCGGCTCTGCGCTGGCCGCGATTCCGTCGACCACCGATTACCGCAACGCCACCCAGCCGCTGATCACCGGAAGAGTGCTGGCGGTGAGCGAGCACGACATGGTGGTGTCGACCGAGCAGGGCAACGAGGTTCCGTTGACTCTGGACACGCGCACCATGGTGCCCGCGGATCTTTCCACGGACATGATGGTGCGCGTCGAGTTCCACTTCCTGGATGACGGCACGCGGTACGCGAAGCGCGTCATTCCCATTCGCAGCGGCCAGAGAGTGACTCGTGAGCTGGCCTACTCGCGTGAGCGCGACGACGATGAAGCCGAAGCTCGCTACGCCGCCGTGTATGCCACGGCTGAAACGCGTCCGGTGCGCGCGGCCAGCGCGACGCATCTGCGAGTCGATCGGGCGCACGAGACGATCCCCAATACTCACGAGTACGAGCTCGCGACCCGGCCGATGGTCGTCGGGCGCGTGGTGACGGTGACCGATCACCGGATCGTCATCGACACCGACCAGGGCCAGCGGGTTCCGCTCGAGATGGATTCGCGGACCCTGATCCCCAGCGACCTGCAGTCCGGGATCGGCGTTCGCGTGGATTACCGCGCGATCGACAACGGCGACCGGCTGGCGACCCGGGTCGTGCCGATCCGTTACGACCGGGACGCTGGCGCGTATCCGCAGGAGGTGGCGTATCCGGAAGGGAGCTTCGATGCCGAGCCGGGCATCGACGCCTCGACCGCGGAGTATCAGGGTGAGGCGACGGATGACGACATGTACGTCGCGCAGGTGACGGACACCGAGACCGCCGACGTCGACGACGACGGCCGCACCCTGCCGCAGACGTCGAGCAGCGAGCCGCTACTGGTCCTGCTTGGCTTGCTCGCGCTCGGCACTGGGGCCGCGGTGATGCTGCGCCGCACCAGCAACGTCGGCTGA